From Aspergillus fumigatus Af293 chromosome 3, whole genome shotgun sequence, a single genomic window includes:
- a CDS encoding glutamyl-tRNA(Gln) amidotransferase subunit HER2 codes for MSLLREAEKCIANQRSHAALNAFITTVQHLGPLREQVRDAELRRESGRSKSEVDGRLIAFKDNICTRDFPTTCASGILAKFTSPFNATVVEQLSEAGAIVAGKTNLDEFGMGSHCLNSCFGPVKNQRQCQEGRILSAGGSSGGSAVSVATDQCYAALGTDTGGSVRLPAAYTGTVGFKPSYGLVSRWGVVAYANSLDTVGILAKNASTARDVFRIVNRHDPRDPTNLSPRSRSRIASHLQQPALLSRMTSSLRIGVPIEYNISELSPSVRRAWALSIAFLREQGHTIHPVSLPTTKLALSAYYVLAPAEASSNLAKYDGIRYGSRCNSPDSGGQPESYLYAKTRGDGFGLEVKRRILLGAFSLSADAINNYFIQAQRVRRLVQHDFNAVFRAEQPISPSRQKGDTELKSKQAEVDVLICPTAPSCPPQLADLVETDSIFSSLNAYTNDVFTVPASLAGLPAASVPVRVNCRDEGSSDADLAGIQIIGQYGDDELVLKVSESLEGKIF; via the exons ACCATTGCGAGAACAAGTGAGAGATGCAGAACTTAGGAGAGAGTCGG GGAGATCAAAATCAGAGGTCGATGGTCGCTTGATTGCCTTTAAAGACAATATTTGCACACGCGATTTTCCGACAACATGTGCCTCCGGGATTCTAGCCAAATTCACCAGTCCGTTCAATGCGACCGTTGTGGAACAGCTGTCGGAAGCGGGCGCTATAGTAGCTGGGAAGACGAACTTGGATGAATTTGGGATGGGTTCCCATTGTCTTAATTCGTGTTTCGGCCCTGTCAAAAATCAGCGTCAGTGCCAGGAGGGACGAATCCTCTCAGCTGGTGGAAGTTCTGGTGGAAGCGCCGTCTCCGTTGCAACAGATCAATGCTATGC GGCTCTTGGAACAGACACTGGTGGTTCGGTTCGACTTCCAGCTGCCTACACGGGCACAGTCGGCTTTAAGCCGTCTTATGGATTGGTCTCGAGATGGGGGGTCGTGGCATACGCTAACTCACTGGATACTGTCGGCATCCTGGCCAAAAATGCCTCGACGGCTCGCGATGTATTCC GCATTGTGAATCGGCATGATCCACGCGATCCGACAAACTTGTCTCCACGCTCTCGGTCTCGCATAGCTTCGCACCTCCAGCAACCTGCTCTTTTGTCTAGAATGACCTCGTCTCTGAGGATCGGCGTTCCTATTGAGTACAACATATCAGAACTCTCTCCATCGGTCCGACGAGCCTGGGCTCTCTCGATAGCTTTTCTGAGAGAGCAGGGTCATACAATCCATCCCGTCTCACTCCCAACAACAAAACTAGCTCTCTCGGCATATTACGTCCTTGCTCCAGCCGAGGCATCCTCAAACCTCGCCAAGTATGACGGCATCAGATACGGTTCCCGCTGCAACAGCCCGGATTCTGGTGGGCAGCCTGAGAGCTATCTATATGCCAAGACTAGAGGGGACGGGTTCGGTCTCGAAGTGAAGAGGCGTATCTTACTCGGCGCCTTCAGTCTAAGCGCCGATGCCATAAATAATTACTTTATTCAAGCGCAGCGCGTCCGCAGACTTGTCCAGCACGATTTCAATGCTGTCTTCAGAGCAGAGCAACCGATATCCCCTTCGCGCCAGAAAGGAGATACTGAGTTGAAATCAAAACAGGCAGAGGTCGATGTCCTCATCTGCCCTACCGCCCCTTCATGTCCTCCGCAGTTGGCAGACCTGGTTGAGACAGATTCCATTTTCTCGTCCCTGAACGCATACACGAATGATGTGTTTACAGTGCCTGCAAGCCTGGCTGGTTTGCCAGCTGCGTCAGTTCCAGTCAGAGTTAACTGTCGGGATGAAGGTTCTAGCGATGCTGATCTTGCTGGTATTCAAATCATCGGGCAATACGGGGACGATGAGCTTGTCCTTAAAGTGTCGGAGTCATTGGAAGGCAAAATCTTTTGA